One Acidobacteriota bacterium genomic window carries:
- a CDS encoding class I SAM-dependent methyltransferase: MTADEVHKMAAVEASHWWYVGTREICLSLLLPHLDCSRPLRILDIGCGTGGNMAELVRLGPARGIDLDPLCVDYTRRRGLECSLGDMLDFDAPPASLDLITFFDVATHLGRDPFPAVLKRAATALAPGGVLAFREPAMPIARGSHDRAVDVRHRFTASDVRQCLKEAGFEPLRITYLNTVLFPPIVLLRQLQNLLAPARAVSDVRPTREPLNTMLLSLLRIEKKLLRFIDLPFGVSLFAVARKREGYARSATMA; the protein is encoded by the coding sequence ATGACTGCGGACGAAGTCCACAAGATGGCGGCGGTCGAGGCATCCCACTGGTGGTACGTGGGAACGCGGGAAATCTGCCTGTCTCTGCTCCTGCCGCACCTCGACTGCAGCCGGCCGCTCCGCATTCTGGACATCGGCTGCGGCACGGGCGGCAATATGGCGGAACTCGTTCGGCTGGGACCCGCCCGGGGAATCGACCTCGATCCGCTCTGCGTCGACTACACCCGGCGCCGAGGGCTGGAGTGCAGCCTCGGCGACATGCTCGACTTCGACGCGCCTCCGGCGTCACTCGATTTGATCACGTTCTTTGACGTGGCGACCCATCTGGGCCGCGACCCGTTCCCAGCGGTTCTGAAGCGTGCAGCGACCGCGCTCGCGCCGGGCGGCGTGCTCGCGTTCCGCGAACCGGCGATGCCGATAGCGCGGGGATCTCACGACCGCGCCGTTGATGTCCGGCACCGGTTCACCGCGTCCGACGTCCGGCAGTGTCTGAAGGAAGCAGGGTTCGAACCGCTCCGGATCACCTACCTGAACACCGTGCTGTTCCCGCCGATCGTGCTACTGCGACAGTTGCAGAACCTGCTGGCGCCTGCGCGGGCGGTCTCGGACGTGCGTCCCACCCGCGAGCCGCTGAACACGATGCTGCTCAGCCTGCTGCGGATCGAAAAGAAGTTGCTGCGGTTCATCGATCTGCCGTTCGGCGTCTCGCTGTTCGCGGTGGCGCGCAAGCGCGAAGGCTACGCCCGCTCGGCGACGATGGCGTAG
- a CDS encoding class I SAM-dependent methyltransferase: MTKRTVSPEDLKRLHAERKEADRAYNDALTALADALQQLRDLPHPPPPYDDTQVAALRALSDPLAEAPPAGDGWRGRLRMRVRNMVAPMFERQKAFNTALVEHVDRNAATHREVSRALASTIELIREEHERLLHFQSRLVQFAEEITPYVDTKDREVSGLMRRINEDNAEFAADLAKRVLPRLDRLSDEIDAWQHVIAALKRDMAAFPARTVAPVPPDGEGEPAPSAGTESAPSPAAVPGAGEDQSYRYVAFENRFRGSMDEIRTRVAAYLPYFEDASDVLDVGCGRGEFLDALRERGIRASGVDINQDMVELCRARGLDVVQGDALDHLERLDDGALGGLFAAQVVEHLEPSRLLAFIDAAHRKLRPGAPLALETINVASWSAFFRSYIRDLTHARPVHPETLQFLVSTAGFRKARIVYRSPYPEEERLRQVEDVPAGAPIDGGDDPAASGSDGAGDAAADLVRLATVLNRNVETLNRLLFAEQDYAIVAERA, encoded by the coding sequence ATGACCAAACGCACGGTTTCTCCAGAGGATCTCAAGCGCCTGCACGCCGAGCGCAAGGAGGCGGATCGTGCGTACAACGACGCTCTCACCGCACTAGCAGACGCCCTGCAGCAGCTCCGCGACCTGCCGCACCCGCCGCCGCCCTATGACGACACGCAGGTCGCAGCCCTGCGTGCGCTGTCCGACCCGCTGGCGGAGGCTCCTCCCGCCGGCGACGGCTGGCGCGGCCGGCTGCGCATGCGCGTCCGCAACATGGTGGCGCCGATGTTCGAGCGCCAGAAGGCATTCAACACCGCGCTGGTGGAACACGTGGACCGTAACGCGGCGACGCACCGGGAGGTGTCCCGCGCCCTGGCCAGCACTATCGAGCTGATCCGCGAAGAGCACGAGCGCCTCCTCCACTTTCAGAGCCGGCTCGTGCAGTTCGCCGAGGAGATTACGCCCTACGTCGACACGAAGGACCGCGAGGTGAGCGGCCTCATGCGGCGCATCAACGAGGACAACGCCGAGTTTGCCGCCGATCTTGCCAAGCGCGTCCTGCCGCGGCTCGATCGCCTGTCTGACGAGATCGACGCCTGGCAACACGTGATCGCGGCGCTCAAGCGCGACATGGCGGCGTTCCCGGCGCGGACCGTGGCGCCGGTGCCCCCGGACGGTGAGGGCGAACCGGCTCCCTCCGCCGGGACGGAATCCGCCCCGTCGCCGGCCGCCGTCCCGGGGGCTGGCGAAGACCAGAGCTACCGCTATGTCGCGTTCGAGAACCGCTTCCGCGGTTCGATGGACGAGATCCGAACGCGCGTTGCCGCCTACCTGCCGTACTTCGAGGACGCGAGCGACGTGTTGGATGTCGGCTGCGGGCGCGGGGAGTTCCTTGACGCGTTGCGGGAACGCGGCATTCGGGCCAGCGGCGTCGACATCAATCAGGACATGGTGGAGTTGTGCCGTGCACGCGGCCTGGACGTCGTTCAGGGCGATGCGCTGGACCACCTGGAGCGGCTCGACGACGGCGCCCTGGGCGGACTGTTCGCGGCCCAGGTGGTGGAGCACCTGGAGCCGTCGCGCCTGCTCGCGTTCATCGACGCGGCTCACCGGAAGCTGCGGCCCGGTGCGCCGCTGGCGCTGGAGACCATCAACGTCGCTTCCTGGTCAGCCTTTTTTCGGAGCTACATCCGCGATCTCACCCACGCGCGCCCCGTGCACCCGGAGACACTGCAGTTCCTGGTCAGCACGGCCGGCTTCCGTAAAGCGCGGATCGTCTACCGCTCGCCCTACCCGGAAGAGGAACGGCTTCGCCAGGTGGAGGACGTACCGGCCGGCGCGCCCATCGATGGAGGGGACGACCCGGCGGCCTCCGGGTCCGACGGCGCAGGAGACGCCGCCGCGGATCTTGTCCGGCTGGCCACCGTTCTCAACCGGAACGTCGAGACGCTCAACCGGCTGCTGTTCGCGGAACAGGACTACGCCATCGTCGCCGAGCGGGCGTAG
- a CDS encoding Na(+)-translocating NADH-quinone reductase subunit A, translated as MSRHRVRRGLRLPITGAPSEHVDNGPPPRRIALVAADYIGLRPTMHVAAGDSVARGQLCFEDKTMPGVRYTAPAAGTVVAVNRGDRRALQSVVIDVSRAEREGRAPETASFSAFSGRHPSGMTGDEVRALLVESGQWTALRARPFGRVADPATRPHSIFVTAMDTNPLGPSIAAMVAGCDVPFERGLAALARLTDGPVFVCTGPEPGLRIQEDDRIRHEVFDGVHPAGTVGFHIHTLDAVDRNKVVWHLGVQDAIAIGRLFETGVLDVARIVALGGPPIAEPRLLRSRIGASTSELVEGNIKPATTVHGGSGNGSGIDGQPDRRVISGSVLSGRTATGEIHGYLGRYHQQVSVLAEGRQRDLLGWLGPGLGLFSTIPTFVSSLTPGRRFAMTTTTHGSPRAIVPIGMYERVMPMDLLPTPMLRALVMDDVERAEELGCLELDEEDVALCTFVDPGKTDFGPHLRRILDTLRTEG; from the coding sequence ATGTCTCGTCACCGTGTGCGTCGCGGGCTACGCCTGCCCATCACGGGAGCGCCGTCCGAACACGTCGACAACGGGCCGCCCCCGCGCCGCATCGCCTTGGTCGCCGCCGACTACATCGGTCTGCGTCCCACCATGCACGTCGCGGCGGGCGACAGCGTCGCGCGCGGCCAGTTGTGCTTCGAGGACAAGACGATGCCGGGCGTGCGCTACACGGCGCCGGCCGCCGGCACCGTCGTTGCCGTCAACCGGGGCGACCGCCGCGCCCTGCAGTCCGTCGTCATCGACGTGAGCCGCGCGGAACGGGAGGGACGCGCGCCGGAGACAGCGTCGTTCAGTGCGTTCTCGGGCCGGCATCCGTCCGGCATGACCGGCGACGAGGTGCGCGCGCTGCTCGTCGAGTCCGGCCAGTGGACCGCGCTTCGCGCCCGCCCCTTCGGACGGGTTGCCGATCCCGCCACACGGCCGCATTCGATCTTCGTGACCGCAATGGACACCAATCCGCTCGGACCGTCCATTGCGGCCATGGTGGCGGGTTGCGATGTCCCTTTCGAGCGGGGACTGGCGGCGTTGGCGCGCCTGACCGATGGCCCCGTCTTCGTGTGCACGGGGCCGGAGCCCGGACTGCGAATTCAGGAAGACGATCGGATCCGGCATGAGGTGTTCGACGGGGTCCACCCCGCCGGCACGGTCGGTTTCCACATCCATACGCTCGACGCAGTAGACCGGAACAAAGTCGTGTGGCACCTGGGCGTGCAGGATGCGATCGCCATCGGCCGGCTGTTCGAGACCGGCGTGCTCGACGTCGCGCGCATCGTCGCGCTCGGCGGCCCGCCGATCGCCGAACCGCGTCTGCTCCGCTCGCGGATCGGCGCGTCGACCAGCGAGCTGGTCGAGGGGAATATAAAACCGGCCACTACGGTACACGGCGGATCCGGCAACGGGTCGGGCATCGACGGGCAGCCTGATCGGCGTGTCATCTCCGGTTCCGTCCTTTCTGGCCGGACCGCCACCGGCGAGATCCACGGCTACCTCGGGCGCTACCACCAGCAGGTGTCGGTGCTGGCGGAGGGGCGGCAACGGGACCTCCTCGGGTGGCTCGGTCCGGGCCTCGGTCTCTTCTCAACCATCCCGACGTTCGTTTCGTCCCTGACGCCGGGACGACGCTTCGCCATGACGACCACGACGCACGGCTCGCCGCGCGCGATCGTCCCCATCGGGATGTACGAGCGCGTCATGCCGATGGACCTGCTCCCGACGCCCATGCTCCGCGCCCTGGTGATGGACGATGTCGAACGGGCCGAGGAGCTCGGCTGTCTGGAGCTGGACGAGGAAGACGTCGCCCTCTGCACCTTCGTAGACCCGGGTAAGACGGACTTCGGGCCCCACCTCCGCCGCATCCTCGACACCCTCCGGACCGAAGGCTGA
- a CDS encoding glycosyltransferase family 2 protein — translation MERMSTAESLAPTPVSTPARKPVPTSSVMVLIPALNEAASIGDVVAATRRCAEPLAEMGLGLSVCVIDDGSTDGTGAAARTAGADHVLKHGRNMGVGAAVRTGLIYARTRGFGVAVKLDGDGQHDPIDIPALIRPILDERADVVYGNRFSRIDYRMPLYRRAGNAVFRHLMRWLTGWDIEDSQPGMFAVNRSYLTVSFIPGDYNYTQQVLLDSYLKGMRFEQAPISFHRRQSGESFISLQYPFRVLSQILVLMVMIRPLKIFLPLATFFLGTGALIGVVELGMWAAGIAERPIEHVNLVLGLAMFGLNTGFFGLLAEAIARRSS, via the coding sequence ATGGAGCGCATGTCGACGGCGGAATCGCTCGCGCCGACGCCGGTGAGCACGCCAGCGAGAAAGCCCGTGCCTACGTCGTCGGTGATGGTGCTGATCCCGGCGCTGAACGAGGCGGCGTCGATCGGCGACGTCGTCGCGGCGACGCGCCGCTGCGCCGAACCGCTCGCCGAGATGGGCCTCGGCCTCTCGGTCTGCGTCATCGACGACGGCTCGACGGACGGCACCGGAGCTGCCGCGCGCACGGCCGGCGCCGACCATGTGCTGAAGCATGGGCGGAACATGGGGGTGGGCGCCGCCGTCCGAACGGGCCTGATCTATGCGCGAACGCGCGGATTTGGCGTGGCTGTAAAGCTTGACGGCGACGGCCAGCACGACCCGATCGACATCCCGGCGCTGATCCGCCCCATTCTGGACGAACGGGCCGATGTGGTCTACGGGAACCGGTTCTCGCGGATCGACTATCGCATGCCTCTCTACCGGCGCGCCGGCAACGCCGTCTTCCGTCACCTCATGCGCTGGCTTACCGGCTGGGACATTGAGGATTCGCAGCCGGGAATGTTCGCCGTCAACCGGTCCTACCTGACCGTCTCGTTCATCCCTGGCGACTACAACTACACGCAGCAGGTGCTGCTGGACTCGTACCTGAAGGGAATGCGGTTCGAGCAGGCGCCGATATCCTTCCACCGGCGGCAGAGCGGCGAGTCGTTCATCTCGCTGCAGTACCCCTTCCGCGTCCTGTCCCAAATCCTGGTGCTGATGGTAATGATCCGGCCCCTGAAGATCTTCTTACCGCTCGCCACGTTCTTCCTCGGGACAGGTGCGTTGATCGGCGTGGTCGAATTGGGCATGTGGGCAGCCGGCATCGCGGAGCGCCCGATCGAGCATGTCAACCTCGTGCTCGGCCTCGCGATGTTCGGCCTCAATACCGGCTTCTTCGGCCTTCTTGCCGAGGCCATCGCCCGCAGGAGTTCGTAG
- a CDS encoding glycosyltransferase family 2 protein, producing the protein MAKLVIQIPCLNEAATLPETIADLPREIPGIDTIELLVIDDGSTDSTADVARAQGVHHIIRFRNHKGLAAAFMAGLDAAVRAGADYIVNTDADNQYAGADIPKLVQPLLDRTADVVIGDRNIREIRHMPLLRRWLQRIGSWVVRQVSDTRIPDTTSGFRAYTREAALRQTVVSDFSYTIETIIQAGKKRMAIAHVEVATNRKTRPSRLFDSTFTYIQKSTATILRIYTQYEPLKVFSVAGAVIFAVGFAISVRFLFYYFEVGGGGRVQSLILAAVLMIVGFQVVLIGLVADVIAANRKLTEELLYRVRSLELSSARGSVPADDGVGK; encoded by the coding sequence TTGGCGAAGCTCGTCATTCAGATCCCTTGCCTGAACGAGGCGGCGACGCTTCCGGAGACGATTGCCGATCTACCCCGCGAGATTCCGGGGATCGACACGATCGAACTGCTCGTGATCGACGACGGCTCCACCGACAGCACGGCCGACGTGGCGCGCGCGCAGGGCGTGCATCACATCATCCGCTTCCGCAACCACAAGGGGCTCGCCGCCGCGTTCATGGCGGGCCTCGATGCCGCCGTCCGCGCCGGGGCCGACTACATTGTCAATACCGACGCCGACAACCAGTACGCCGGCGCCGACATCCCCAAGCTGGTTCAGCCGCTGCTCGACAGAACCGCGGATGTGGTAATCGGCGACCGCAATATCCGCGAGATCCGTCATATGCCGTTGCTCCGCCGGTGGCTGCAGCGGATCGGAAGTTGGGTGGTGCGGCAGGTGTCGGATACGCGCATACCCGACACGACCAGCGGATTCCGCGCCTACACGCGCGAAGCCGCGCTCCGCCAGACGGTCGTATCGGACTTCTCTTACACGATCGAGACGATCATTCAGGCGGGCAAGAAACGGATGGCGATCGCCCATGTCGAGGTGGCGACGAACCGCAAGACCCGGCCATCGCGTCTCTTCGACAGCACGTTCACCTACATCCAGAAGTCGACGGCGACGATTCTCCGAATCTACACGCAATACGAGCCACTGAAGGTCTTTTCCGTCGCCGGCGCCGTGATCTTCGCGGTGGGGTTCGCCATCTCGGTCCGTTTCCTCTTCTACTACTTCGAGGTTGGCGGCGGCGGGCGCGTGCAGTCCCTGATCCTGGCCGCCGTGCTGATGATCGTCGGTTTCCAGGTGGTCTTGATCGGGCTGGTCGCGGACGTCATCGCGGCCAACCGCAAGTTGACCGAGGAGCTTCTGTACCGCGTCCGGTCGCTGGAACTGTCCTCGGCGCGCGGTTCGGTGCCAGCAGACGACGGCGTCGGCAAATGA
- a CDS encoding glycosyltransferase family 4 protein, which produces MTGPRHYTVVIATSSYPRFPGDLTGTAVEPIARGIVARGHTVHVVAPWHPLVRRDAVEDGINYHFYRYAPVAALNVFGYAGALRADVSMKRTAYAAAPFAFIAGVRMVRRVVRQHRATLIHAHWAIPSGAIAATAAGGLPLVISLHGSDIFVAERNPLVGWAARRAFLRADRVTGCSADLRDRAVALGADDSRAETLLHGVDADRFTPNADTRARVRAAHGIGADDPIVFAVGRLVRKKGFEYLIDAIVRLAPRHPRLRLVIAGGGDLDTELRERAASGSVTDRVTLLGPVAHSEVADWLAAADISAAPSVVDDAGNVDGLPNTVLEALASATPVVATLAGGIGAVAVDGKTALIVPERDGGALAGAIETLVQDPALREQIGRTARGRMQTEQTWARVAERFERAYALATEHRASLS; this is translated from the coding sequence ATGACCGGGCCGCGGCACTACACGGTCGTCATCGCCACGTCATCCTACCCGCGCTTTCCTGGCGATCTCACCGGAACGGCGGTCGAGCCGATCGCGCGCGGCATCGTTGCGCGCGGACACACGGTGCATGTCGTCGCACCCTGGCATCCCCTGGTGCGGCGTGATGCCGTCGAAGATGGCATCAACTACCATTTCTACCGTTACGCGCCGGTCGCGGCGCTGAACGTCTTCGGCTACGCCGGCGCACTCCGGGCGGATGTCTCGATGAAGCGAACGGCCTACGCTGCAGCGCCGTTCGCGTTCATCGCCGGCGTGCGCATGGTGCGGCGCGTGGTGCGCCAGCACCGCGCCACGCTGATCCATGCCCACTGGGCCATCCCGAGCGGCGCGATCGCGGCGACCGCCGCGGGCGGCCTGCCGCTGGTAATCAGCCTGCACGGCTCGGACATCTTCGTCGCGGAACGCAACCCGCTGGTGGGATGGGCGGCGCGCCGCGCGTTCCTGCGGGCCGACCGAGTCACTGGCTGCAGCGCGGACCTCCGCGACCGCGCCGTGGCGCTCGGCGCCGACGACAGTCGCGCCGAGACGCTGCTGCATGGCGTCGATGCCGACCGGTTCACCCCGAACGCCGATACGCGCGCCCGCGTGCGCGCCGCACACGGAATCGGAGCTGACGATCCGATCGTCTTCGCCGTCGGGCGCCTAGTCCGCAAGAAAGGATTCGAGTACCTGATCGATGCCATCGTGCGGCTGGCGCCACGCCATCCGCGGCTGCGGCTCGTCATCGCGGGCGGTGGCGATCTCGATACCGAGCTGCGCGAGCGGGCGGCGAGCGGCAGCGTGACCGACCGCGTGACGCTCCTCGGCCCCGTGGCGCACAGCGAGGTCGCCGACTGGCTGGCCGCCGCCGACATCTCCGCCGCGCCGTCGGTGGTGGACGACGCGGGAAACGTCGACGGCCTGCCGAACACCGTGCTGGAGGCGCTGGCGTCCGCCACGCCGGTGGTCGCCACCCTGGCAGGCGGCATCGGGGCCGTGGCGGTCGACGGTAAGACCGCACTCATCGTCCCGGAACGTGACGGCGGGGCGCTCGCCGGTGCCATCGAAACGCTCGTGCAGGATCCCGCGCTCCGCGAACAGATCGGCCGGACCGCGCGCGGACGGATGCAGACCGAGCAGACCTGGGCGCGTGTCGCAGAACGGTTCGAGCGGGCCTACGCGTTGGCGACCGAACATCGAGCCTCGCTGTCTTGA